From one Streptomyces spiramyceticus genomic stretch:
- a CDS encoding NYN domain-containing protein → MEHASGAEPADSAGDAAEVLDRPLPEGVRRKVVALVSDAFGGLTVAELPSQLRQYARFTPTRRAKFAGNAMAAALEGDPLFRQRIGERLREAQPELATALESGSPPAAADPVDVAAAAYVLRPVGWVKLVAAAGEEALRADAERADEAAQRELERLREELAHAREHTKSETERLRTELEAARKEADVLQRKLRSAVSDVKRGEAALRRANAEAETFKAEVAAQVTASESETRRLKARLAEVEAGLEASRRAVREGRSIEDMRVRLLLDTVLEAAQGLRRELALPPASLHPADMVDAVEPGRMTPKDIAARALSETDPALLDQLLALPQAHLVVDGYNVTKTGYPQMPLDKQRLRLLGGLSMLAAQSGAEVTCVFDGAELVAPVLLAPPRGVRVLFSKPGVTADELIRQLVRAEPPGRPVVVASTDREVADGVAKAGARPVASALLLKRLSRV, encoded by the coding sequence GTGGAGCATGCAAGCGGCGCTGAACCGGCCGATTCGGCCGGTGACGCCGCCGAGGTGCTCGACCGCCCGCTGCCCGAAGGTGTACGGCGCAAGGTCGTCGCGCTGGTCTCGGACGCGTTCGGCGGGCTCACCGTCGCCGAACTGCCCTCCCAGCTGAGGCAGTACGCCCGGTTCACCCCGACCAGGCGTGCCAAGTTCGCGGGCAACGCGATGGCCGCTGCCCTGGAGGGCGACCCGCTGTTCCGCCAGCGCATCGGCGAGCGGCTGCGCGAGGCGCAGCCCGAGCTGGCGACGGCGCTGGAGTCGGGTTCGCCGCCCGCCGCCGCCGATCCCGTCGACGTGGCGGCGGCGGCGTACGTGCTGCGTCCCGTCGGCTGGGTCAAGCTGGTGGCCGCCGCGGGCGAAGAGGCGCTGCGGGCGGACGCCGAGCGCGCCGACGAGGCCGCCCAGCGGGAGCTGGAACGGCTGCGCGAAGAGCTCGCGCACGCGCGCGAGCACACCAAGAGCGAGACCGAGCGGCTCCGTACGGAACTGGAAGCGGCCCGCAAGGAGGCCGACGTACTCCAGCGCAAGCTGCGCAGCGCGGTGAGCGATGTGAAGCGCGGCGAGGCGGCCCTGCGCCGTGCGAACGCCGAGGCCGAGACCTTCAAAGCCGAGGTCGCCGCCCAGGTCACCGCCTCCGAGAGCGAGACACGGCGCCTGAAGGCCCGCCTCGCCGAGGTGGAGGCGGGCCTGGAGGCGAGCCGCAGGGCCGTGCGCGAGGGCCGCAGCATCGAGGACATGCGGGTACGGCTGCTGCTCGACACGGTGCTGGAGGCCGCCCAGGGTCTGCGCCGCGAACTGGCGCTGCCGCCCGCGTCGCTGCACCCCGCCGACATGGTGGACGCCGTCGAGCCGGGCCGTATGACACCCAAGGACATCGCGGCCAGGGCGCTCTCCGAGACCGACCCCGCACTGCTCGACCAGCTGCTCGCGCTGCCGCAGGCGCACCTGGTCGTGGACGGCTACAACGTCACCAAGACCGGCTATCCGCAGATGCCGCTGGACAAGCAGCGGCTGCGCCTGCTCGGCGGCCTTTCGATGCTCGCGGCGCAGTCGGGCGCCGAGGTGACCTGTGTCTTCGACGGGGCGGAGCTGGTGGCGCCCGTGCTGCTCGCGCCGCCGCGCGGAGTCCGGGTGCTGTTCAGCAAGCCGGGGGTGACCGCGGACGAGCTCATCAGGCAGCTCGTGCGGGCGGAGCCGCCCGGGCGGCCCGTGGTGGTGGCGTCGACCGACCGTGAGGTGGCCGACGGGGTCGCGAAGGCGGGGGCGAGGCCGGTTGCGTCCGCCTTGTTGCTGAAGCGGCTTTCGCGCGTCTAG
- a CDS encoding rhomboid family intramembrane serine protease, producing the protein MIGWREAARGPVVTYGAIGVCCLIFVLGPLSGLNPEYGTGDILLAAQSAHFERWGVIPSELLSGSAAALVTPATALFVHGSWLHLLGNMLFLYVFGAMAEERMGRVRFALFYLSCGYLALLFYAVAHATSDQTLVGASGAIAAVLGAFLYLFPRARVTSLFPFLFFLPLRFPAWIVLIFWFVLQWLAAQSAGSGPGVAYLAHVAGFCAGFLFAWGCYRRTDRVRVPAPATEGESQP; encoded by the coding sequence ATGATCGGTTGGCGGGAAGCGGCCCGGGGCCCCGTGGTGACGTACGGCGCGATCGGCGTGTGCTGCCTGATCTTCGTCCTCGGCCCGCTCTCCGGCCTCAATCCGGAGTACGGCACGGGCGACATCCTCCTCGCGGCGCAGAGCGCGCACTTCGAGCGCTGGGGTGTGATCCCGAGCGAGCTGCTGAGCGGCTCGGCCGCCGCCCTGGTCACCCCGGCCACCGCCCTGTTCGTCCATGGCAGCTGGCTCCATCTGCTGGGCAACATGCTGTTCCTGTACGTCTTCGGGGCGATGGCGGAGGAACGGATGGGCCGCGTCCGGTTCGCCCTGTTCTATCTGAGCTGCGGCTACCTCGCCCTGCTCTTCTACGCCGTCGCCCATGCCACGTCCGACCAGACGCTGGTGGGGGCCTCCGGCGCGATCGCCGCGGTGCTCGGGGCTTTCCTCTATCTCTTCCCCAGGGCGCGCGTCACCAGCCTGTTCCCGTTCCTCTTCTTTCTGCCGCTGCGCTTCCCCGCCTGGATCGTTCTGATCTTCTGGTTCGTACTCCAGTGGCTGGCGGCGCAGAGCGCGGGCTCGGGCCCCGGCGTGGCCTATCTGGCACACGTGGCGGGCTTCTGCGCGGGCTTCCTCTTCGCCTGGGGGTGTTACCGGCGTACGGATAGAGTGAGGGTCCCAGCGCCGGCCACCGAGGGAGAAAGCCAACCGTGA
- a CDS encoding NlpC/P60 family protein — MVTHRRPSPSGLTQSARVTVLSAAAATAAAFVASPASADPQDTQTATQARVDRLYEQAEQATERFNKADERADELRAEVDHAQDVAARGQERINQMRGALGSVAGAQYRSGGIDPALALLLSEDPDSYLDKAAALDRISARQASDLHELRAAQRKLAQHRSEASRKLTELERSRATVARHKRTVERKLAEARQLLNSLPSDEREEYDRSSRSGAGRSETLPMPGGAPASARAGAAVLAAQQAVGKPYIWGANGPYGFDCSGLTQWSYAQAGVALPRTSQAQRYAGQQVPLDQAQPGDLVAYRDDASHIGMYMGNGQVVHAPYPGAPVRYDPVGMMPISSVTRV, encoded by the coding sequence GTGGTGACCCATCGGCGTCCCTCACCGTCCGGCCTCACGCAGAGCGCCCGGGTCACGGTTCTGTCAGCGGCTGCGGCAACGGCGGCGGCGTTCGTCGCTTCCCCGGCGAGCGCCGATCCTCAGGACACCCAAACGGCCACCCAGGCCAGGGTCGACCGGCTGTACGAGCAGGCGGAGCAGGCGACCGAGCGGTTCAACAAGGCCGACGAGCGCGCGGACGAGCTGCGCGCGGAGGTCGACCATGCCCAGGACGTGGCCGCCCGGGGCCAGGAGCGCATCAATCAGATGCGCGGAGCGCTCGGTTCGGTCGCGGGCGCCCAGTACCGGTCGGGCGGGATCGACCCGGCGCTCGCCCTGCTGCTGTCCGAGGACCCCGACAGCTACCTCGACAAGGCCGCGGCCCTCGACCGCATCAGCGCCCGCCAGGCGAGCGATCTGCACGAACTCAGGGCCGCGCAGCGCAAGCTGGCGCAGCATCGCTCCGAGGCCTCGCGCAAGCTCACCGAGCTGGAGCGCAGCCGGGCCACCGTCGCCCGCCACAAGCGCACCGTGGAGCGCAAGCTCGCCGAGGCGCGGCAGCTGCTCAATTCGCTGCCGTCCGACGAGCGCGAGGAGTACGACCGGTCCTCCCGCTCCGGTGCGGGCCGCAGCGAGACGCTGCCCATGCCGGGCGGAGCGCCTGCCTCCGCGCGCGCCGGAGCCGCCGTGCTGGCCGCTCAGCAGGCCGTCGGAAAGCCGTACATCTGGGGCGCCAACGGCCCGTACGGCTTCGACTGTTCGGGGCTCACCCAGTGGTCGTACGCGCAGGCGGGCGTCGCCCTGCCGCGCACCTCGCAGGCACAGCGCTACGCCGGACAGCAGGTCCCGCTCGATCAGGCGCAGCCCGGTGACCTCGTGGCCTACCGGGACGATGCCAGCCACATCGGGATGTACATGGGCAACGGCCAGGTGGTGCACGCGCCGTACCCCGGCGCTCCGGTGCGCTACGACCCCGTCGGCATGATGCCCATCTCGTCGGTGACCCGGGTCTGA
- a CDS encoding Lrp/AsnC family transcriptional regulator has translation MITAIVLIKTSVDRIPEIAESIAALDSVSEVFSVTGTYDLIAMVRVAKHDDLADVIPGRISKIPGVEGTDTHVAFRTYSQHDLEAAFAIGLDA, from the coding sequence GTGATCACCGCGATCGTGCTCATCAAGACCAGCGTGGACCGGATCCCCGAGATCGCGGAGTCCATCGCGGCGCTCGACAGCGTCAGCGAGGTCTTCTCGGTCACCGGTACGTACGACCTGATCGCCATGGTGCGTGTGGCCAAGCACGACGACCTGGCCGACGTCATCCCCGGCCGGATCAGCAAGATCCCCGGCGTCGAGGGCACCGACACGCACGTGGCCTTCCGTACGTACTCGCAGCACGACCTGGAAGCGGCCTTCGCGATCGGCCTCGACGCCTAG
- a CDS encoding metallophosphoesterase family protein gives MVSDVHGNAKDLARAGDGADALICLGDLVLFLDYADHSRGIFPDLFGVENADLIVELRTARRFEEARELGRRLWAGVDRAAATEAAVRKQYAELFAAFPTPTYATYGNVDMPTLWRDFAGPGTTVLDGERVEIGGRVFGFVGGGLRTPMRTPYEIDDAEYAAKVEALGEVDVLCSHIPPEVPELVYDTVARRFERGSRALLDAIHRTRPRYALFGHVHQPLARRMRVGATECVNVGHFASTGRPWTLEW, from the coding sequence GTGGTCAGCGACGTACACGGGAACGCGAAGGACCTGGCCAGGGCGGGTGACGGCGCGGACGCGCTGATCTGTCTCGGCGACCTGGTTCTCTTCCTCGACTACGCCGACCACTCGCGCGGCATCTTCCCCGACCTCTTCGGCGTCGAGAACGCCGATCTGATCGTCGAGCTGCGCACCGCCCGCCGCTTCGAGGAGGCCCGCGAGCTGGGCCGCAGGCTGTGGGCGGGCGTCGACAGGGCGGCCGCCACGGAGGCGGCGGTGCGCAAGCAGTACGCCGAACTGTTCGCCGCCTTCCCCACGCCGACGTACGCGACGTACGGCAATGTCGACATGCCGACCCTGTGGCGGGACTTCGCGGGCCCCGGCACCACCGTCCTCGACGGCGAGCGCGTCGAGATCGGCGGCCGCGTCTTCGGCTTCGTCGGCGGCGGCCTCAGGACCCCGATGCGTACGCCGTACGAGATCGACGACGCGGAGTACGCCGCCAAGGTCGAGGCCCTGGGCGAGGTGGACGTGCTGTGCTCGCACATCCCGCCCGAGGTCCCCGAGCTCGTGTACGACACCGTGGCGCGCAGGTTCGAACGCGGCAGCCGGGCCCTCCTCGACGCGATCCACCGCACCCGCCCCCGCTACGCCCTCTTCGGCCACGTCCACCAGCCGCTGGCCCGCCGCATGCGCGTCGGCGCGACGGAGTGCGTGAATGTCGGGCACTTCGCCTCCACCGGCCGCCCCTGGACCCTGGAGTGGTGA
- a CDS encoding glycosyltransferase family 4 protein gives MHKTLIVTNDFPPRPGGIQAFLHNMALRLDPEQLVVYASTWKRGAEGAAATAAFDAEQPFTVVRDPTTMLLPTPRVTRRAAGLLREHGCTSVWFGAAAPLGLMAPALRKAGATRIVATTHGHEAGWAQLPAARQLLRRIGEGTDTITYLGEYTRSRIAAALTPEAAARMVQLPPGVNEKTFHPASGGDAVRERLGLPDRPVVVCVSRLVPRKGQDTLILAMPRILREVPDAVLLIVGGGPYAKELKKLAAETRVTDSVRFTGPVPWEELPAHFGAGDVFAMPCRTRRGGLDVEGLGIVYLEASATGLPVVAGDSGGAPDAVLDGETGWVVRGGPAAVAADESADRIVTLLQDPELRRRMGERGRDWVEEKWRWDLLAEKLKALL, from the coding sequence ATGCACAAGACCCTGATCGTGACCAATGACTTTCCGCCCCGTCCCGGCGGCATCCAGGCATTTCTGCACAACATGGCGCTCCGCCTGGACCCCGAGCAGCTCGTCGTCTACGCCTCCACGTGGAAGCGGGGCGCCGAGGGTGCCGCCGCCACGGCCGCGTTCGACGCCGAGCAGCCGTTCACCGTCGTACGCGACCCGACGACGATGCTGCTGCCGACCCCGCGCGTCACGCGGCGCGCGGCCGGGCTGCTGCGCGAGCACGGCTGTACGTCCGTGTGGTTCGGGGCGGCGGCGCCGCTCGGGCTGATGGCCCCGGCACTGCGCAAGGCGGGCGCGACGCGGATCGTCGCCACCACGCACGGTCACGAGGCGGGCTGGGCCCAGCTGCCCGCCGCCCGTCAGCTGCTCCGCAGGATCGGCGAGGGTACGGACACGATCACCTATCTCGGTGAGTACACGCGCTCACGGATAGCCGCCGCGCTCACGCCCGAAGCCGCCGCGCGCATGGTCCAACTGCCGCCCGGCGTCAACGAGAAGACCTTCCACCCCGCCTCGGGCGGCGACGCCGTCCGTGAGCGGCTCGGGCTGCCCGACCGGCCCGTGGTCGTGTGCGTGTCCCGTCTGGTACCGCGCAAGGGCCAGGACACGCTGATCCTGGCGATGCCCCGGATACTGCGCGAGGTGCCGGACGCGGTGCTGCTGATAGTGGGCGGCGGCCCGTACGCCAAGGAACTGAAGAAGCTGGCCGCCGAGACCCGCGTCACGGACTCCGTACGTTTCACCGGTCCTGTGCCGTGGGAGGAGCTGCCGGCCCACTTCGGTGCCGGTGACGTCTTCGCCATGCCGTGCCGTACGCGCCGGGGCGGGCTCGACGTCGAGGGGCTCGGCATCGTCTACCTGGAGGCGTCGGCGACCGGGCTGCCCGTCGTGGCGGGTGACTCGGGCGGGGCGCCCGACGCCGTACTGGACGGGGAGACGGGGTGGGTGGTGCGCGGTGGGCCTGCGGCAGTCGCTGCCGACGAGTCGGCGGACCGGATCGTCACGCTGCTCCAGGATCCGGAGCTGCGGCGGCGGATGGGGGAGCGCGGGCGGGACTGGGTCGAGGAGAAGTGGCGCTGGGACCTGCTCGCGGAGAAGCTGAAGGCGCTTCTCTGA
- a CDS encoding C40 family peptidase gives MASHRRPKQPSRTRVTVLTATAAAAVALTSQTAQADPKPTKSEVKAKVDKLYHEAEAATEKYNQSKERQDKLKEEVDNLQDKVARGQEDLNDLRGELGSVASAQYRTGGIDPSVQLFLSADPDNYLDKAGAIDQLSAKQAESLQKIQAKQRTLAQQRAEATDKLDDLEDVRKELGEKKKKFQGKLAEAQRLLNSLTAAEREEMREKEQRASRAASERVSLGNEVAASQRGSAALSAAATQIGKPYVSGATGPNSYDCSGLTQWAYAQAGVSITRTTYTQHNDGQKLYSKSQLKPGDLVFFNNLAHVGLYAGNNQILHAPKPGTNVRYESMDYMGTFQFGVRI, from the coding sequence GTGGCGTCCCACCGTCGTCCCAAGCAGCCGAGCCGCACTCGTGTGACTGTGCTCACCGCGACCGCAGCCGCAGCCGTCGCGCTCACGTCCCAGACCGCTCAGGCCGACCCCAAGCCGACCAAGAGCGAGGTCAAGGCGAAGGTCGACAAGCTCTACCACGAGGCCGAGGCGGCCACGGAGAAGTACAACCAGTCCAAGGAGCGGCAGGACAAGCTCAAGGAAGAGGTCGACAACCTCCAGGACAAGGTCGCCCGCGGCCAGGAGGACCTCAACGACCTGCGCGGCGAGCTCGGTTCGGTGGCCAGCGCCCAGTACCGCACCGGTGGCATCGACCCCTCCGTGCAGCTCTTCCTCTCCGCCGATCCGGACAACTACCTGGACAAGGCCGGCGCGATCGACCAGCTGAGCGCCAAGCAGGCCGAGTCGCTCCAGAAGATCCAGGCGAAGCAGCGCACCCTTGCCCAGCAGCGCGCCGAGGCGACGGACAAGCTCGACGACCTCGAAGACGTACGCAAGGAACTGGGCGAGAAGAAGAAGAAGTTCCAGGGCAAGCTCGCCGAGGCGCAGCGACTCCTGAACTCGCTGACCGCCGCCGAGCGTGAAGAGATGCGGGAGAAGGAGCAGCGCGCCAGCCGCGCGGCAAGCGAGCGGGTCAGCCTCGGCAACGAGGTGGCGGCCTCCCAGCGCGGCAGTGCCGCGCTCAGCGCAGCGGCCACCCAAATAGGCAAGCCGTACGTCTCCGGCGCGACCGGGCCCAACTCCTACGACTGCTCGGGGCTGACCCAGTGGGCGTACGCGCAGGCCGGTGTCTCGATCACCCGGACCACGTACACCCAGCACAACGACGGCCAGAAGCTCTACAGCAAGAGCCAGCTCAAGCCGGGCGACCTGGTGTTCTTCAACAACCTGGCGCATGTGGGCCTTTACGCCGGAAACAACCAGATTCTGCACGCCCCGAAGCCCGGCACCAACGTGCGCTACGAGTCGATGGACTACATGGGCACCTTCCAGTTCGGTGTGCGTATCTGA
- a CDS encoding SRPBCC family protein — protein sequence MAEHTSSSITIEAAPADVMGVIADFARYPEWTGEVKEAEVLASDAKGRAEQVRLLLDAGAIKDDHTLAYTWSGDNEVSWTLVKSQMLRALDGSYSLAPLGDGDRTEVTYQLTVDVKIPMLGMIKRKAEKVIIDRALAGLKKRVESKPKA from the coding sequence ATGGCGGAACACACCAGCTCGAGCATCACGATCGAGGCGGCACCGGCCGACGTGATGGGCGTGATTGCCGACTTCGCCCGCTACCCCGAGTGGACCGGCGAGGTGAAGGAGGCCGAGGTACTGGCCTCCGACGCCAAGGGCCGTGCCGAGCAGGTACGCCTGCTGCTGGACGCCGGCGCCATCAAGGACGACCACACCCTCGCGTACACCTGGAGCGGTGACAACGAGGTCAGCTGGACGCTGGTCAAGTCCCAGATGCTGCGCGCCCTCGACGGCTCGTACAGCCTCGCCCCGCTCGGCGACGGCGACCGCACCGAGGTCACGTACCAGCTGACCGTCGACGTCAAGATCCCCATGCTCGGCATGATCAAGCGCAAGGCCGAGAAGGTCATCATCGACCGGGCCCTGGCCGGTCTGAAGAAGCGCGTCGAGAGCAAGCCGAAGGCCTGA
- a CDS encoding glycosyltransferase 87 family protein yields MAGTGEAGGTRRPVALWVVTRTVLLLCVFKVFTVPGPDVTSDVSVIYQGWYEVLRTGTFPLDDITWQYPPAAALALLSPALLPFLGYTSAFFVLAFLADTVVMGLLLYAGRRPGKRLAGAWVWVAGVPLLGPTAYARYDVMVTAVAVAALLAGARRPRVLGALAAFGALLKVWPLLLLVGAPRGRRARSAGMAAAAGLAGLMVLFCATMPGALAFLTFQRERGTEIESLGALVFHAARHFGWRGQVLLNYGSVEFLGPYVPVVSTAAMALTALAFGWLLLWRVRAVEFAASTPCDAAFAALLLFTTTSRVISPQYMLWLVGLAAVCLVFRGSRMGAPARLVLAATGVTFLEFPIWFSHVVSSDWLGVLLLTVRNGLLVAATLMACRRLWQQTVSGPRARAQRPLPAQRAADTERELLAS; encoded by the coding sequence ATGGCGGGCACTGGCGAAGCCGGCGGTACAAGGCGCCCTGTCGCGCTGTGGGTTGTCACCCGGACCGTGCTGCTGCTGTGTGTCTTCAAGGTGTTCACCGTGCCGGGTCCCGACGTCACGAGCGACGTCTCGGTGATCTATCAGGGCTGGTACGAGGTGCTCCGGACCGGCACCTTCCCGCTGGACGACATCACCTGGCAGTACCCGCCCGCCGCCGCCCTCGCGCTCCTCTCCCCCGCCCTGCTGCCCTTCCTCGGCTACACGTCGGCCTTCTTCGTGCTGGCCTTCCTCGCGGACACCGTCGTCATGGGTCTGCTGCTGTACGCCGGACGACGCCCCGGCAAGCGGCTCGCGGGGGCGTGGGTGTGGGTGGCGGGGGTGCCGCTGCTCGGCCCGACGGCGTACGCCAGGTACGACGTGATGGTCACGGCGGTCGCCGTCGCGGCCCTGCTGGCCGGGGCCCGCAGGCCGCGCGTGCTGGGGGCGCTGGCGGCCTTCGGGGCGCTCCTGAAGGTGTGGCCGCTGCTGCTGCTCGTCGGGGCGCCACGCGGGCGCAGGGCGCGGTCCGCGGGCATGGCGGCAGCCGCGGGGCTCGCGGGCCTGATGGTGCTGTTCTGCGCCACGATGCCGGGGGCGCTGGCCTTCCTGACCTTCCAACGCGAGCGGGGCACGGAGATCGAGTCGCTCGGCGCGCTCGTCTTCCATGCCGCCCGGCACTTCGGCTGGCGGGGGCAGGTGCTGCTCAACTACGGCTCCGTGGAGTTCCTCGGCCCGTACGTCCCGGTGGTCAGCACGGCTGCGATGGCGCTGACGGCGCTGGCTTTCGGCTGGCTGCTGCTGTGGCGGGTCAGGGCGGTCGAGTTCGCGGCGTCGACGCCGTGCGATGCGGCTTTCGCCGCGCTCCTGCTGTTCACGACCACCAGCCGGGTGATCAGCCCGCAGTACATGCTGTGGCTGGTCGGCCTTGCCGCCGTATGTCTGGTCTTCCGGGGCAGCCGGATGGGCGCTCCGGCGCGGCTGGTGCTCGCCGCGACCGGTGTCACCTTCCTGGAGTTCCCGATCTGGTTCTCGCACGTGGTGAGCAGTGACTGGCTGGGGGTGCTGCTGCTGACCGTACGCAATGGGCTGCTGGTCGCCGCGACGCTGATGGCCTGCCGCCGACTGTGGCAGCAGACGGTCTCGGGTCCGCGTGCCCGGGCGCAGCGGCCGCTCCCGGCGCAGCGTGCGGCGGACACGGAGCGGGAGCTGCTGGCGTCGTAG
- a CDS encoding AMP-dependent synthetase/ligase: MREFSLPALYEVPTDGNLTDLIRRNATQHPDVAVMSRKVGGVWTDVTATEFLAEVRAAARGLIAAGVQPGDRVALMSRTRYEWVQMDFAIWSAGAVTVPVYETSSAEQVQWILGDSGAVAVIVESGAHADAVASVRDGLPALQYVWQIEKGAVAELAETGAEVSEETLDERSASAKADDPATIVYTSGTTGRPKGCVLSHRNFFAECGNLVERLKPLFRTGEDSVLLFLPAAHVFGRMTELAAVLAPIRLGCVPDIKNLTDELASFRPTLVLGVPRVFEKVYNSARAKAQADGKGKIFDKAADTAIAYGRAMATPGGPSLGLKLKHKVFDKLVYSKLRAVLGGRCKFAISGGAPLGDRLGNFYSGIGFTVLEGYGLTESCAATAFNPWDRQKIGTVGQPLPGSVVRIADDGEVLVHGEHVFSGYWNNQAATAEALADGWFHTGDIGTLDEDGYLAITGRKKEIIVTAGGKNVAPAVIEDRIRAHALVAECMVVGDGRPFVGALVTLDEEFLARWAAENGKPAGSTAASLREDADLLAVIQQAVNDGNAAVSKAESVRKFRVLPSQFTEEAGHITPSLKLKRNVVAKDFADEIEAIYRG; the protein is encoded by the coding sequence TTGCGCGAGTTCAGCCTTCCGGCCCTGTACGAGGTCCCCACGGACGGCAACCTGACGGATCTCATCCGCCGCAATGCCACGCAGCACCCTGATGTGGCGGTCATGAGCCGCAAGGTCGGGGGTGTCTGGACGGATGTCACCGCCACCGAGTTCCTCGCCGAGGTCCGTGCCGCCGCCAGAGGCCTGATCGCCGCCGGCGTGCAGCCGGGCGACCGCGTCGCCCTGATGTCCCGTACCCGTTACGAGTGGGTGCAGATGGACTTCGCGATCTGGAGCGCCGGCGCGGTGACTGTGCCGGTGTACGAGACAAGCTCCGCCGAACAGGTCCAGTGGATCCTGGGCGACTCCGGCGCCGTCGCCGTGATCGTCGAGAGCGGGGCGCACGCCGATGCGGTCGCGTCCGTACGGGACGGGCTGCCCGCCCTCCAGTACGTCTGGCAGATCGAGAAGGGCGCGGTCGCCGAGCTGGCCGAGACCGGCGCCGAGGTGTCGGAGGAGACGCTCGACGAGCGCAGCGCGAGCGCCAAGGCCGACGACCCGGCGACGATCGTCTACACCTCGGGGACCACCGGCCGGCCCAAGGGCTGCGTGCTGTCCCACCGCAACTTCTTCGCGGAGTGCGGCAATCTGGTGGAGCGGCTCAAACCGCTGTTCCGCACCGGCGAGGATTCGGTGCTGCTGTTCCTGCCGGCGGCGCATGTCTTCGGGCGGATGACCGAGTTGGCGGCCGTACTGGCGCCGATCAGGCTCGGCTGCGTACCGGACATCAAGAACCTCACCGATGAGCTCGCCTCCTTCCGGCCGACGCTGGTCCTCGGCGTGCCGCGCGTCTTCGAGAAGGTGTACAACTCGGCGCGCGCCAAGGCGCAGGCGGACGGCAAGGGCAAGATCTTCGACAAGGCGGCGGACACGGCCATCGCGTACGGCCGCGCCATGGCCACGCCCGGCGGCCCTTCCCTGGGCCTCAAGCTCAAGCACAAGGTCTTCGACAAGCTGGTGTACAGCAAGCTGCGCGCCGTGCTCGGCGGACGCTGCAAGTTCGCGATCTCCGGCGGCGCCCCCCTGGGCGACCGGCTGGGCAACTTCTACAGCGGCATCGGCTTCACGGTGCTTGAGGGGTACGGCCTCACCGAGTCGTGCGCGGCCACCGCGTTCAACCCGTGGGACCGGCAGAAGATCGGCACGGTCGGTCAGCCGCTGCCGGGTTCCGTGGTGCGGATCGCGGACGACGGCGAGGTCCTGGTCCACGGCGAGCATGTCTTCAGCGGGTACTGGAACAACCAGGCGGCGACGGCCGAGGCGCTGGCCGACGGCTGGTTCCACACCGGTGACATAGGCACGCTCGACGAGGACGGCTACCTCGCGATCACCGGCCGCAAGAAGGAGATCATCGTCACGGCGGGCGGCAAGAACGTCGCCCCCGCGGTGATCGAGGACCGCATCCGGGCGCACGCACTGGTCGCGGAGTGCATGGTGGTCGGCGACGGGCGGCCGTTCGTCGGCGCGCTGGTCACCCTCGACGAGGAGTTCCTGGCCCGCTGGGCGGCGGAGAACGGCAAGCCGGCCGGGTCGACCGCCGCGTCGCTGCGCGAGGACGCGGATCTCCTCGCGGTCATCCAGCAGGCGGTGAACGACGGCAACGCGGCGGTGTCCAAGGCGGAGTCGGTGCGGAAATTCCGCGTGCTGCCGAGCCAGTTCACCGAAGAGGCCGGGCACATCACGCCGTCGCTGAAGCTCAAGCGCAACGTCGTCGCGAAGGACTTCGCCGACGAGATCGAAGCGATCTACCGGGGCTGA